One Streptomyces lincolnensis genomic region harbors:
- a CDS encoding carboxymuconolactone decarboxylase family protein, with amino-acid sequence MGTAGERRDARGKDEAGRGRRALLRYGAVGGVGAMAAPLTRPGVAVADSTDRGPSQRYVRGAARMKQIAGEDALATVEALEDIAPDLGRFVVEFAYGDVHARPGLDVRQRQLVTIGALAAAGDTAPQLRFHIGAALHVGLDAAQVVEALIHLVPFTGFPRTLNALAAARTVFEERGVRVEPVEVEPGGDRYARGEDKLREVDGEHGIEVIESLNDVAPDLGRYIVEFAFGDVYSRPGLDLRQRQLVTLGGLIALGDTAPQQKVHFNAALRVGLSPRQVIETVIQAVPYTGFPRALNAVGVVREVFKERGIRPA; translated from the coding sequence ATGGGGACAGCGGGCGAGAGGCGTGACGCACGGGGGAAGGACGAGGCGGGCCGGGGCAGACGGGCCCTCCTGCGGTACGGAGCCGTCGGCGGGGTCGGCGCGATGGCGGCCCCGTTGACGAGGCCGGGCGTGGCGGTGGCCGACAGTACGGATCGTGGGCCGTCCCAGCGGTATGTGCGGGGCGCCGCCCGTATGAAGCAGATCGCCGGCGAGGATGCCCTCGCCACGGTGGAGGCGCTGGAGGACATCGCCCCGGATCTGGGCCGCTTCGTGGTCGAGTTCGCGTACGGGGACGTGCACGCACGGCCCGGACTCGACGTGCGGCAACGGCAGTTGGTGACCATCGGCGCACTGGCCGCCGCCGGGGACACCGCCCCGCAGTTACGGTTCCACATCGGCGCGGCCCTGCATGTCGGACTGGACGCGGCGCAGGTGGTGGAGGCGCTGATCCACCTGGTTCCCTTCACGGGGTTCCCGCGGACGCTCAACGCGCTGGCCGCCGCCCGCACCGTGTTCGAGGAGCGAGGGGTACGCGTCGAGCCGGTCGAGGTGGAGCCCGGCGGCGACCGTTACGCACGGGGCGAGGACAAACTGCGGGAGGTAGATGGCGAGCACGGCATCGAGGTGATCGAGTCCCTGAACGACGTGGCGCCGGATCTCGGCCGGTACATCGTCGAGTTCGCCTTCGGGGACGTCTACTCGCGACCGGGGCTCGACCTGCGGCAACGGCAGCTTGTCACGCTCGGCGGACTGATCGCCCTCGGTGACACGGCACCCCAGCAGAAGGTGCACTTCAACGCCGCGCTCAGGGTGGGACTCTCCCCGCGGCAGGTGATCGAGACGGTTATCCAGGCCGTCCCGTACACGGGATTCCCCCGCGCGCTCAATGCCGTCGGTGTCGTGCGCGAGGTGTTCAAGGAGCGCGGGATCCGCCCTGCTTGA
- the ppk2 gene encoding polyphosphate kinase 2 — MAGKGAARLPRKVYEQELLRLQTELVKLQEWVRAEGVRLVVVFEGRDAAGKGGTIKRVAEHLNPRVARIAALPKPTERERTQWYFQRYVEHLPAAGEIVLFDRSWYNRAGVEHVMGFCTQEEYRLFLRQCPIFERMLVEDGIMLRKYWFSVSDTEQQERFRRRLQDPLRRWKLSPMDLESLTRWEAYSRAKDEMLVHTDVSEAPWYVVESDDKRRARLNMIAHLLGSLPYREVPPPVLELPARPPSTGYQRPPRDLQTYVPDHAASL, encoded by the coding sequence ATGGCCGGCAAGGGTGCGGCGCGGCTGCCGCGCAAGGTGTACGAGCAGGAACTGCTCCGTCTCCAGACGGAGTTGGTGAAGTTGCAGGAATGGGTGCGGGCGGAGGGCGTCCGGCTGGTCGTGGTCTTCGAGGGCCGGGACGCGGCGGGCAAGGGCGGCACGATCAAGCGGGTCGCCGAGCACCTCAACCCCCGCGTCGCCCGGATCGCGGCCCTGCCGAAGCCGACCGAGCGCGAGCGTACCCAGTGGTACTTCCAGCGATACGTCGAGCACCTGCCGGCCGCCGGGGAGATCGTGCTGTTCGACCGGTCCTGGTACAACCGGGCCGGCGTCGAGCACGTGATGGGCTTCTGCACGCAGGAGGAGTACCGGCTCTTCCTGCGTCAGTGCCCGATCTTCGAGCGGATGCTGGTCGAGGACGGGATCATGCTGCGCAAGTACTGGTTCTCGGTGAGCGACACCGAGCAGCAGGAGCGGTTTCGCAGGCGCCTTCAGGATCCGTTGCGCCGCTGGAAGCTCTCGCCGATGGATCTGGAGTCGCTCACCCGCTGGGAGGCGTACTCCCGGGCCAAGGACGAGATGCTGGTGCACACCGACGTCTCGGAGGCCCCGTGGTACGTCGTGGAGAGCGACGACAAGCGGCGGGCACGGCTGAACATGATCGCCCACCTCCTCGGCTCCCTCCCGTACCGCGAGGTCCCGCCGCCGGTCCTGGAGCTGCCCGCGCGCCCACCGTCGACCGGCTACCAGCGCCCGCCGCGTGATCTTCAGACCTACGTCCCCGATCACGCGGCGAGTCTCTGA
- a CDS encoding universal stress protein, producing the protein MTRTVTVGLDGSPESRAAAEWAAREAQLLGLPLKLVQVWEAVPAPMAQAPLLGVETQQHWTERIPRETADGLRLRHPGLDVITERFSGGPAEVLAGAAAEAELLVLGSRGLSGIGGFLVGSVGLAVVAHAERPVVMVRAGEQAADEHEMDPAGIPSAATAFRPVVLGLDVDSPDEEPIGFAFAAAVRRGTSLRVVHGWNPPPYYAYGLSVDLELHGALTRREATALTEILAPWRNKFPDVEVAEESSYGSPGNHLADASREASLVVVGRRIRRSPLRARIGPVTHAVLHHSTAPVAVVPHL; encoded by the coding sequence ATGACCCGAACCGTCACCGTCGGCCTCGACGGCTCGCCCGAGAGCCGCGCCGCGGCCGAGTGGGCGGCCCGCGAGGCGCAGCTGCTCGGCCTGCCGCTGAAGCTGGTCCAGGTCTGGGAGGCCGTACCGGCACCCATGGCGCAGGCGCCGTTGCTCGGCGTCGAGACACAGCAGCACTGGACCGAGCGGATTCCGCGCGAGACGGCGGATGGCCTGCGACTGCGTCACCCCGGCCTGGACGTGATCACCGAGCGGTTCTCCGGTGGGCCCGCCGAGGTGCTGGCCGGCGCGGCTGCGGAGGCCGAGCTACTGGTCCTCGGCTCGCGCGGGCTGAGCGGAATCGGCGGATTCCTGGTCGGTTCCGTGGGCCTGGCGGTCGTGGCGCACGCCGAACGGCCGGTCGTGATGGTCCGGGCCGGTGAACAGGCCGCCGACGAACACGAGATGGACCCGGCCGGCATCCCGTCCGCCGCGACCGCGTTCCGCCCCGTGGTCCTCGGCCTCGACGTCGACAGCCCGGACGAGGAGCCGATCGGCTTCGCGTTCGCCGCCGCCGTCCGCCGCGGCACGTCCTTGCGGGTCGTCCACGGCTGGAACCCGCCCCCGTACTACGCCTACGGCCTGAGCGTGGACCTCGAACTCCACGGGGCGCTGACGCGGCGCGAAGCCACCGCCCTGACCGAGATCCTGGCCCCGTGGCGCAACAAGTTCCCGGACGTCGAGGTGGCCGAGGAGTCCTCCTACGGCAGCCCCGGCAACCATCTCGCCGATGCCTCCCGCGAGGCATCCCTGGTCGTCGTGGGCCGACGGATCCGCCGCAGCCCGCTTCGCGCCCGCATCGGGCCCGTCACGCACGCCGTCCTGCACCACTCCACCGCACCCGTCGCCGTGGTCCCCCACCTCTGA
- a CDS encoding cyclic nucleotide-binding domain-containing protein has product MITTPTPSMLRALPAEHRHRLMRVAREVTIPQGTRLFEEGGQADRFWIIRTGTVELDMHVPGRRAAVIETLRHNELVGWSWLFAPHAYHLGAEATTPVRAYEFDATAVRLMCQDDPAMGHALAQWVGDVLAHRLRSARIRLLDLYAPYGSGSGL; this is encoded by the coding sequence ATGATCACGACTCCCACGCCCAGCATGCTGCGCGCCCTGCCCGCCGAGCACCGCCACCGCCTCATGCGTGTGGCTCGTGAGGTGACGATCCCGCAGGGGACGCGGCTGTTCGAAGAAGGCGGCCAGGCCGACCGGTTCTGGATCATCCGTACGGGAACCGTCGAGCTGGACATGCACGTGCCCGGTCGCCGCGCGGCCGTCATCGAGACCCTGCGGCACAACGAACTGGTCGGCTGGTCCTGGCTGTTCGCACCGCACGCCTACCACCTGGGTGCCGAGGCGACGACCCCGGTGCGGGCCTACGAGTTCGACGCGACGGCCGTCCGCCTGATGTGCCAGGACGACCCGGCCATGGGCCACGCCTTGGCCCAGTGGGTCGGTGACGTGCTCGCCCACCGCCTCCGCTCCGCCCGGATCCGCTTGCTGGACCTGTACGCGCCGTACGGCTCCGGCAGCGGCCTCTGA
- a CDS encoding CBS domain-containing protein encodes MHGTPHIVSDVMTHTVAAVGRRATFKEIVRLMQDWKVGALPVLEGEGRVVGVVSEADLLPKEEFRDSDPDRDTQLRRLSDLAKAGAVTAEELMTSPALTVRPDATLARAARTMAHSKVKRLPVVNELGMLEGIVSRSDLLKVFLRGDEEIAEEVRREVVSYLFPAPASAIRVDVHDGVVNLAGRVRDRSLVPVAARLARAVEGVVDVDFELERREDSGGSIPVRGTGTRPSDQPGRSPGTRAVGP; translated from the coding sequence ATGCACGGCACCCCGCACATCGTCAGCGACGTCATGACCCACACGGTCGCCGCCGTCGGCCGCAGGGCGACCTTCAAGGAGATCGTGCGGCTGATGCAGGACTGGAAGGTGGGCGCCCTGCCCGTCCTCGAAGGCGAGGGCCGGGTCGTCGGCGTCGTCTCCGAGGCCGATCTGCTGCCCAAGGAGGAGTTCCGCGACAGCGACCCCGACCGGGACACCCAGCTGCGCCGCCTCTCCGACCTGGCGAAGGCCGGCGCGGTCACCGCGGAGGAGCTGATGACCTCCCCGGCGCTCACCGTCCGCCCGGACGCCACCCTCGCCCGAGCCGCCCGCACCATGGCGCACTCCAAGGTCAAGCGGCTGCCGGTGGTGAACGAGCTGGGCATGCTGGAAGGCATAGTCAGCCGGTCCGACCTGCTCAAGGTGTTCCTCCGCGGTGACGAGGAGATCGCCGAAGAGGTCCGCCGCGAAGTGGTGTCCTACCTGTTCCCCGCCCCTGCGTCGGCGATCCGCGTCGACGTACACGACGGAGTCGTGAACCTCGCCGGCCGGGTCCGCGACAGGTCACTGGTCCCCGTGGCCGCCCGCCTGGCACGCGCCGTCGAGGGTGTGGTGGACGTGGACTTCGAGCTGGAGCGGCGGGAGGACTCCGGCGGCTCCATCCCCGTCCGCGGTACGGGCACGCGCCCGTCCGACCAGCCCGGCCGATCACCCGGTACGAGGGCCGTCGGCCCGTGA
- a CDS encoding response regulator produces MTGTRTFTEQNPIRVFLLDDHEVVRRGITDLLDAEPDISVVGDADTVEHALVRGPALRPHVAVLDVRLPDGDGITVCRELRSRMPELACLMLTSFDEEEALLDAIMAGASGYVLKQIRGSDLVSAVRTVASGQSLLDAATTTRLMRSLRADPAETATIAPELEGLSPRERDILALIGDGLTNREIGKKLYLSEKTVKNHISRLLAKLGVQRRVQAAVLASQLEQSEPGDRPAR; encoded by the coding sequence ATGACCGGGACACGCACCTTCACGGAGCAGAATCCGATCCGTGTCTTCCTGCTCGACGACCACGAGGTCGTACGACGCGGTATCACCGACCTGCTCGACGCCGAACCCGACATCTCGGTGGTCGGCGATGCGGACACCGTCGAGCACGCCCTGGTCCGAGGACCGGCTCTGCGGCCGCACGTCGCCGTACTCGACGTACGCCTCCCGGACGGTGACGGCATCACCGTCTGCCGTGAGCTGCGCAGCCGGATGCCGGAGCTGGCTTGCCTGATGCTGACCTCGTTCGATGAGGAAGAGGCCCTGCTGGACGCCATCATGGCCGGTGCCTCGGGCTACGTCCTGAAGCAGATCAGGGGATCGGACCTGGTCTCGGCGGTCCGCACGGTCGCCTCGGGCCAGTCCCTGCTGGACGCCGCGACCACGACCCGCCTGATGCGCTCGCTGCGCGCCGATCCCGCCGAGACGGCGACCATCGCGCCCGAACTGGAGGGCCTGTCACCCCGTGAGCGGGACATCCTCGCGCTGATCGGCGACGGCCTCACCAACCGCGAGATCGGAAAGAAACTCTACCTGTCGGAGAAGACCGTCAAGAACCACATCTCCCGCCTGCTGGCCAAACTCGGGGTCCAGCGCCGTGTCCAGGCCGCGGTCCTGGCCTCCCAACTGGAGCAGTCGGAGCCCGGCGACCGCCCCGCACGGTGA